The Glycine soja cultivar W05 chromosome 8, ASM419377v2, whole genome shotgun sequence genome has a window encoding:
- the LOC114421470 gene encoding LRR receptor-like serine/threonine-protein kinase FLS2: MLSLKISLTIGIVLSIVSIVSHAETSLDVEIQALKAFKNSITGDPSGALADWVDSHHHCNWSGIACDPSSSHVISISLVSLQLQGEISPFLGNISGLQVLDLTSNSFTGYIPAQLSFCTHLSTLSLFENSLSGPIPPELGNLKSLQYLDLGNNFLNGSLPDSIFNCTSLLGIAFTFNNLTGRIPSNIGNLVNATQILGYGNNLVGSIPLSIGQLGALRALDFSQNKLSGVIPREIGNLTNLEYLLLFQNSLSGKIPSEIAKCSKLLNLEFYENQFIGSIPPELGNLVRLETLRLYHNNLNSTIPSSIFQLKSLTHLGLSENILEGTISSEIGSLSSLQVLTLHSNAFTGKIPSSITNLTNLTYLSMSQNLLSGELPPNLGVLHNLKFLVLNSNNFHGSIPSSITNITSLVNVSLSFNALTGKIPEGFSRSPNLTFLSLTSNKMTGEIPDDLYNCSNLSTLSLAMNNFSGLIKSGIQNLSKLIRLQLNANSFIGPIPPEIGNLNQLVTLSLSENRFSGQIPPELSKLSHLQGLSLYANVLEGPIPDKLSELKELTELMLHQNKLVGQIPDSLSKLEMLSFLDLHGNKLDGSIPRSMGKLNQLLSLDLSHNQLTGSIPRDVIAHFKDMQMYLNLSYNHLVGSVPTELGMLGMIQAIDISNNNLSGFIPKTLAGCRNLFNLDFSGNNISGPIPAEAFSHMDLLENLNLSSNHLEGEIPEILAELDHLSSLDLSQNDLKGTIPERFSNLSNLVHLNLSFNQLEGPVPNSGIFAHINASSMVGNQDLCGAKFLSQCRETKHSLSKKSISIIASLGSLAILLLLVLVILILNRGIKLCNSKERDISANHGPEYSSALPLKRFNPKELEIATGFFSADSIIGSSSLSTVYKGQMEDGQVVAIKRLNLQQFSANTDKIFKREANTLSQMRHRNLVKVLGYAWESGKMKALVLEYMENGNLDSIIHGKGVDQSVTSRWTLSERVRVFISIASALDYLHSGYDFPIVHCDLKPSNILLDREWEAHVSDFGTARILGLHEQAGSTLSSSAALQGTVGYMAPEFAYMRKVTTEADVFSFGIIVMEFLTKRRPTGLSEEDGLPITLHEVVTKALANGIEQLVDIVDPLLTWNVTKNHDEVLAELFKLSLCCTLPDPEHRPNTNEVLSALVKLQTTLSC; the protein is encoded by the exons ATGTTGTCCCTAAAGATTAGTTTGACTATAGGCATAGTCCTTTCCATTGTATCCATAGTTTCCCATGCTGAAACAAGCTTGGATGTTGAAATTCAAGCATTGAAAGCTTTCAAGAACTCCATCACTGGTGACCCAAGTGGGGCTCTTGCAGATTGGGTTGACAGTCACCACCACTGCAACTGGTCTGGCATTGCATGTGATCCATCTTCAAGTcatgtcatttcaatttccctGGTTAGTCTTCAGCTCCAAGGGGAGATTTCACCTTTCCTTGGAAACATTTCAGGCCTTCAGGTTCTTGATTTAACTTCAAACTCATTCACTGGCTACATTCCTGCTCAGCTCAGTTTTTGCACTCATCTTTCTACACTATCTCTTTTTGAAAATTCTCTCTCAGGTCCTATTCCTCCTGAATTAGGAAATCTTAAAAGCCTGCAGTATTTGGATTTAGGTAACAATTTCTTGAATGGAAGCCTCCCTGACAGCATATTCAACTGCACTTCTTTGTTGGGAATTGCTTTTACTTTCAACAACCTTACTGGCAGAATCCCATCAAACATTGGGAATCTAGTTAATGCTACACAGATTTTAGGTTATGGAAATAACTTGGTAGGGTCTATACCTCTTTCCATAGGTCAGTTAGGAGCTTTGCGAGCTCTTGATTTTAGCCAGAACAAGTTATCAGGTGTAATACCTCGAGAGATTGGAAATCTGACAAATTTAGAATACCTTCTATTGTTCCAAAATTCCTTGAGTGGGAAAATCCCTTCCGAGATTGCTAAGTGTAGCAAGCTTTTAAACCTTGAGTTTTATGAAAATCAGTTTATTGGAAGTATTCCTCCTGAGCTAGGAAATTTAGTTCGGTTGGAGACTCTGAGGTTATATCACAATAATTTGAATTCCACCATTCCATCTTCCATTTTCCAGTTGAAATCGTTAACACATTTAGGACTCTCAGAGAATATATTGGAGGGAACAATATCTTCTGAGATTGGATCTCTGAGTTCCTTACAGGTTCTAACCCTGCATTCAAATGCTTTTACTGGGAAGATCCCTTCATCAATAACAAACTTGACAAACTTGACATATCTGTCAATGAGCCAGAATCTCCTTTCAGGTGAACTTCCTCCAAACTTGGGTGTGCTTCATAATTTGAAGTTTCTTGTTTTGAACTCCAACAACTTTCATGGATCCATTCCCTCTAGCATTACCAATATTActagtcttgtaaatgtaagtTTGTCTTTTAATGCTTTAACTGGGAAAATTCCTGAGGGTTTTTCAAGGTCGCCTAATCTTACTTTCCTGTCTCTTACATCCAACAAAATGACTGGGGAAATCCCAGATGACCTCTATAACTGCTCAAATCTTAGCACTCTAAGTTTGGCAATGAACAACTTCAGTGGATTGATAAAATCAGGTATCCAGAACCTGTCTAAACTCATACGCCTGCAGCTGAATGCAAATTCTTTCATAGGACCAATTCCACCAGAGATTGGAAACTTGAATCAACTCGTCACTTTATCCCTTTCAGAAAATAGGTTTTCAGGTCAAATTCCTCCAGAACTGTCCAAACTTTCTCACCTTCAGGGGCTCTCTCTATATGCAAATGTATTAGAAGGTCCAATACCTGATAAGCTCTCTGAATTAAAAGAACTAACTGAACTTATGCTGCATCAAAACAAGTTGGTTGGTCAAATACCTGATTCTCTCTCAAAGCTTGAGATGCTTTCATTCTTAGACCTTCACGGCAACAAACTTGATGGGTCCATTCCAAGAAGCATGGGGAAGCTTAATCAGCTTTTATCATTGGATCTCTCTCACAACCAGCTCACAGGATCAATTCCCAGAGATGTCATTGCACACTTCAAAGACATGCAGATGTATCTTAACCTTTCTTACAACCACTTGGTTGGAAGTGTTCCAACTGAGTTGGGCATGTTGGGAATGATACAAGCTATTGATATTTCAAACAATAATCTTTCAGGTTTCATTCCCAAAACACTTGCTGGATGCAGAAATCTGTTCAATCTTGATTTTTCAGGAAACAATATTTCAGGTCCTATTCCTGCAGAAGCTTTTAGTCACATGGACTTGCTTGAAAACTTAAACCTCTCAAGTAATCATCTAGAAGGTGAAATCCCTGAAATATTAGCAGAACTTGATCATCTTAGTTCCCTAGATCTTTCTCAGAATGACTTGAAGGGAACTATTCCTGAGCGCTTTTCCAACCTTTCCAACTTGGTGCATCTCAACCTTTCCTTCAATCAACTTGAAGGTCCTGTACCCAATTCCGGAATTTTTGCACACATCAATGCATCTAGTATGGTAGGAAACCAGGATCTTTGTGGAGCTAAGTTCCTATCACAATGCAGAGAAACAAAACATTCACTATCCAAGAAGAGCATATCTATTATTGCTTCACTTGGATCACTTGCTATACTGCTATTACTAGTGTTGGTGATTCTAATTCTCAATAGAGGTATCAAACTCTGCAATTCTAAAGAAAGGGATATTAGTGCGAATCATGGACCAGAATACAGTTCAGCATTGCCACTTAAAAGGTTCAATCCAAAGGAGTTGGAGATTGCCACTGGTTTTTTCAGTGCAGACAGCATCATTGGTTCTAGCAGTTTGAGCACAGTTTACAAAGGTCAAATGGAAGATGGCCAGGTTGTAGCCATAAAAAGATTGAATCTGCAACAATTCTCTGCAAATACTGACAAGATCTTCAAGAGAGAAGCCAACACCTTGAGCCAGATGAGACATAGGAATTTGGTCAAGGTACTTGGATATGCCTGGGAGAGTGGGAAAATGAAGGCTTTGGTTCTAGAGTACATGGAGAATGGGAATTTGGATAGCATCATACACGGCAAAGGGGTAGATCAGTCTGTGACCTCTAGGTGGACATTATCTGAAAGAGTCCGAGTTTTCATTTCTATTGCTAGTGCATTGGATTATTTGCACTCTGGTTATGATTTTCCCATTGTGCACTGTGATTTAAAGCCTTCTAACATTCTTTTAGACAGAGAGTGGGAAGCTCATGTCAGTGACTTTGGGACAGCACGAATACTTGGTCTTCATGAGCAGGCTGGTAGTACCCTTTCCTCATCAGCAGCTTTGCAAGGCACAGTTGGCTATATGGCACCAG AATTTGCCTACATGAGGAAAGTAACAACTGAAGCGGATGTGTTCAGCTTTGGTATCATAGTAATGGAGTTTCTAACAAAAAGAAGGCCGACAGGACTCTCAGAAGAGGATGGTTTGCCAATCACTTTGCATGAAGTGGTGACAAAAGCCCTTGCAAATGGAATAGAACAACTTGTTGATATCGTGGACCCTTTGTTGACCTGGAATGTTACAAAAAATCATGATGAAGTGTTGGCAGAGCTCTTTAAGCTATCCCTGTGCTGCACCCTCCCTGATCCTGAACATCGACCCAATACAAATGAGGTGTTATCTGCCCTTGTGAAGCTTCAAACAACACTGTCTTGTTAA
- the LOC114421473 gene encoding high mobility group B protein 4-like yields MAKDIKRKVLRQQWLTSMYCEIKAECRRQTLLKHFGESFDRRDCKYGSSPCDNCLKTVFKLVLRIESNEGIKRSERQTNSRKKPKAKQKKNKQMFDAMKPKKSPFTGSSFSFLRKDLHKEFQEQNPDIKSMYDIGKACGEKWKTMTFENASSCTRFARTQSESNRRNCLLSATRYVLKEIDQAQMEQLHKKIEDDLEVSRLASIWKEVDIND; encoded by the exons ATGGCCAAGGATATAAAAAGGAAAGTTTTAAGACAGCAATGGCTCACATCTATGTACTGTGAAATTAAG GCTGAATGCCGGAGACAAACTTTACTCAAACATTTTGGAGAATCTTTTGATAGAAGAGACTGCAAGTATGGATCTAGCCCCTGTGATAACTGTCTCAAGACTGTATT CAAACTAGTGCTGAGGATTGAATCAAACGAGGGAATCAAGAGATCAGAGCGGCAGACTAATTCAAGAAAGAAACCCAAAGCAAAGCAAAAGAAGAACAAACAAATGTTTGATGCTATGAAACCCAAGAAATCTCC GTTTACTGGaagttctttttctttcttaaggAAGGATCTTCATAAAGAATTTCAAGAGCAGAATCCAGATATAAAGTCAATGTATGAT ATTGGCAAGGCGTGTGGAGAGAAGTGGAAAACAATGACCTTTGAG AACGCATCATCTTGTACAAGATTTGCACGAACTCAGAGCGAGAGCAACAGGAGGAATTGTCTACTTTCCGCAACCAGATATGTTCTGAAGG AAATCGATCAAGCACAAATGGAACAATTACACAAGAAAATTGAGGATGACTTAGAGGTCTCAAG ATTGGCAAGCATCTGGAAAGAAGTGGATATCAATGACTAA
- the LOC114421474 gene encoding high mobility group B protein 14-like: MAKKAKGSHSASSASASSRKLVLRIKSNEGIKRSVRQTNSRKKPKAKQKKNKQMFDAMKPKKPPTAFFYFLEDFRKEFQEQNPDVKSMRDIGKACGEKWKTMTYEEKVQYYDIATKKREEFDNAMAEFNKKMENGEFDETDDESEFDE; this comes from the exons ATGGCGAAAAAGGCAAAAGGGTCTCACTCTGCTTCTTCTGCCTCTGCATCTTCCCG CAAACTAGTGCTGAGGATTAAATCAAACGAGGGAATCAAGAGATCAGTGCGGCAGACTAATTCAAGAAAGAAACCCAAAGCAAAGCAAAAGAAGAACAAACAAATGTTTGATGCTATGAAACCCAAGAAACCTCCGACAGCTTTCTTCTACTTCTT ggAGGATTTTCGTAAAGAATTTCAAGAGCAGAATCCAGATGTAAAGTCAATGCGTGAT ATTGGCAAGGCATGTGGAGAGAAGTGGAAAACAATGACTTATGAG GAGAAGGTTCAATACTATGATATAGCAACAAAAAAACGTGAAGAATTTGATAACGCAATGGCtgaatttaataagaaaatg GAAAATGGCGAGTTTGACGAAACTGATGATGAATCAGAGTTTGATGAGTAA
- the LOC114421472 gene encoding uncharacterized protein ycf23-like produces MYSLTCTPLSSSSYSHHTTLKPNLNPLLGADATSRPCSLPLKRRTCFTTKAILSSTREDVLKHFNERRALKIISGLQNFNKDNVASVVTAADKGGATLVDIACDPELVKLAIDLTSCPVCVSSVDPATFPAAVEAGALMVEIGNYDSFYEKGIIFTPEKILGLTKETRRILPSVVLSVTVPHTLSLPDQVKLAESLEQEGVDIIQTEGGKCSNPTQSGVMGLIEKATPTLAAAYSISRAVKIPVMCSSGLSTVTVPMAITAGAAGVGVGSAVNRLNDVVAMIAEVRSIANSLQTPFQISTAHEVETQRQ; encoded by the exons ATGTATTCCTTAACATGCACaccactttcttcttcttcttattctcaTCACACCACTCTAAAGCCAAACCTCAACCCTCTTCTGGGTGCAGATGCAACTTCTAGGCCATGTTCTCTACCCTTGAAAAGAAGAACATGCTTTACTACCAAAGCCATTCTCTCATCCACCAGAGAAGATGTCTTGAAGCATTTCAACGAACGACGAGCTCTCAAG ATTATCTCAGGCTTGCAGAATTTCAATAAAGACAATGTTGCCTCGGTTGTCACTGCTGCAGACAAG GGTGGAGCAACTCTCGTGGATATAGCATGTGACCCTGAGTTGGTAAAGCTGGCCATTGACTTAACTTCTTGTCCG GTTTGTGTTTCTTCTGTAGATCCTGCAACATTTCCAGCTGCAGTTGAAGCAGGAGCACTAATG GTTGAGATTGGAAACTATGATTCATTCTACGAGAAGGGAATAATTTTCACTCCAGAGAAG ATTCTAGGTCTAACAAAGGAGACAAGGAGGATACTTCCATCTGTAGTCTTGTCTGTTACTGTTCCTCACACACTAAGCCTCCCTGATCAG GTCAAGCTTGCAGAGTCATTGGAACAAGAAGGTGTAGATATCATTCAAACTGAGGGAGGAAAATGTTCTAATCCCACACAATCTGGTGTTATGGGTTTGATTGAGAAG GCAACGCCAACTTTAGCAGCAGCGTATTCTATATCACGCGCTGTTAAGATCCCTGTCATGTGCTCTTCGGGGTTAAGCACTGTCACAGTACCGATGGCTATAACAGCTGGAGCTGCTGGTGTG GGTGTAGGCTCTGCAGTTAATAGACTTAATGATGTGGTTGCTATGATTGCTGAGGTCAGAAGCATTGCTAATTCATTGCAGACACCATTTCAGATATCCACTGCACATGAAGTGGAAACTCAAAGACAGTAG